A single region of the Blastopirellula marina genome encodes:
- a CDS encoding Gfo/Idh/MocA family protein, translating to MSRSSLDRRQWITQVSAAASASMVFGALPTVSAAEKPKDANSRIGIGAIGLRYQGSVITEKAAAHGDIVALADVDREILEKANSDFGGKSALMEDYRDLLARDDVDVVMIGTPDHWHTKMVIDACRAGKDVYCEKPLTLTIDEGKKLREVVKETGRVVQVGSWQRSDIRFRTAVEMVRQGWVGNLERVDIVLGKNKTGGPFETKPVPKTFNWDLWQGQTPDVPYIPERSHYTFRWWYEYSGGQMTDWGAHHIDIGQWGAGGLPVEIDGTAKMPSVENGYNVAVDYHVTYKLDNGVVLTVADEGRNGVMFTGDKGRIFVNRGTLDGAPTERKLPREDFVLYDFDNLERPERAGKLDAIINHMGNFFDCVAKRKTPVSDIESQHRSVSTCHLGNISMKLGRKLTWNPKTETFVGDDEANQHLSREQRAGYETV from the coding sequence ATGTCCCGATCGTCTTTAGATCGCCGTCAATGGATTACACAAGTATCGGCGGCCGCTTCGGCTTCGATGGTTTTCGGAGCACTGCCGACCGTGAGTGCGGCTGAGAAACCGAAAGACGCGAATAGCCGGATCGGGATTGGGGCGATCGGCCTGCGGTACCAAGGTTCGGTCATCACCGAAAAGGCGGCCGCGCACGGTGATATCGTGGCTTTGGCCGACGTCGATCGAGAGATTCTGGAAAAGGCCAACTCCGACTTCGGCGGGAAGTCGGCCCTGATGGAAGACTACCGCGATCTGCTCGCACGCGACGATGTCGACGTCGTCATGATCGGCACGCCAGATCACTGGCACACCAAGATGGTGATCGATGCATGCCGTGCCGGTAAAGATGTTTACTGCGAGAAGCCGCTGACGTTGACGATCGACGAAGGAAAGAAGCTGCGCGAAGTCGTCAAGGAAACGGGACGCGTCGTGCAAGTTGGTTCCTGGCAGCGTAGCGATATTCGTTTTCGCACCGCAGTCGAAATGGTTCGCCAAGGCTGGGTTGGCAACTTGGAACGCGTGGATATCGTGCTGGGCAAAAACAAAACCGGTGGTCCGTTCGAGACTAAACCAGTTCCCAAGACATTCAACTGGGATCTCTGGCAGGGTCAAACGCCGGACGTTCCTTACATCCCCGAACGCTCGCACTACACCTTCCGCTGGTGGTACGAATACAGCGGCGGGCAAATGACCGACTGGGGAGCCCACCATATCGATATCGGTCAGTGGGGAGCCGGAGGCCTGCCGGTCGAGATCGATGGAACGGCCAAAATGCCGTCGGTGGAAAATGGCTACAACGTCGCAGTCGACTACCACGTTACGTACAAGTTAGACAACGGCGTCGTACTGACAGTTGCGGACGAAGGACGCAACGGTGTGATGTTTACCGGCGACAAGGGGCGGATCTTCGTGAATCGGGGAACGCTTGATGGGGCACCAACCGAGCGAAAGCTGCCCCGCGAAGACTTCGTGCTCTACGATTTCGATAACCTCGAACGACCAGAGCGGGCCGGCAAGCTCGATGCAATTATCAACCATATGGGGAACTTCTTCGACTGCGTCGCGAAGCGAAAGACGCCGGTCTCGGATATCGAAAGCCAGCATCGCAGCGTCAGCACGTGTCACTTGGGAAACATCTCGATGAAGCTGGGACGCAAGCTGACATGGAACCCCAAGACCGAGACGTTCGTTGGAGACGACGAAGCGAATCAGCACCTCAGCCGCGAGCAACGTGCCGGATACGAGACCGTCTGA
- a CDS encoding sugar phosphate isomerase/epimerase family protein: MNTQPTMDRRTFHKLSAGLVGAAYASPLLAEDSKFQLNYMLPSCMYGYSKLEEILPEAKKIGATHIDIWPKVHGDQREQVDEMGADRFAELLQANDVKLGCITQYKLGPFGLQSEMPLAKRFGCPLMITGGAGPKDAKGLELKKAVGEFIEKMKPHLEVAEENGVTIAIENHANNLIDSPDSLRWLLELRPSKHLAIALAPYHLAQDEKQLAALIRELGEGMQMFYAWQHGEGSHKPMPVEQQLLQMPGRGPLDFQPLLEALVDVKYQGWTEVFMHPFPRGIPILPTVAETTAEIVRGRDYLSQCISDLNEGN; the protein is encoded by the coding sequence ATGAACACTCAACCTACGATGGATCGTCGTACGTTTCATAAGCTCTCGGCAGGGCTTGTGGGTGCGGCGTACGCCTCGCCGCTGCTCGCAGAGGACAGTAAGTTTCAGTTGAACTACATGCTGCCTTCGTGCATGTACGGCTACAGCAAGCTCGAAGAGATTCTACCGGAAGCTAAAAAGATTGGGGCAACCCATATCGACATTTGGCCGAAGGTCCACGGAGACCAACGCGAGCAAGTCGATGAGATGGGGGCCGATCGTTTCGCCGAACTGCTGCAAGCCAACGACGTCAAGTTGGGCTGCATTACGCAATACAAACTGGGACCGTTTGGTTTACAAAGTGAGATGCCGCTGGCTAAGCGTTTTGGCTGCCCCTTGATGATTACCGGCGGGGCCGGTCCCAAAGATGCCAAGGGACTGGAGCTTAAGAAGGCGGTGGGCGAGTTCATTGAGAAGATGAAGCCGCACCTTGAGGTTGCCGAGGAAAACGGCGTCACCATTGCGATCGAGAACCACGCGAACAACCTGATCGATTCGCCCGACTCGCTGCGATGGTTATTGGAACTGCGTCCCTCGAAGCATCTGGCGATTGCCTTGGCACCCTATCACCTGGCACAGGATGAAAAGCAACTGGCCGCGCTGATTCGCGAGCTGGGTGAAGGGATGCAGATGTTCTATGCCTGGCAGCATGGTGAGGGCTCGCATAAGCCGATGCCAGTCGAGCAGCAGTTATTACAGATGCCGGGACGTGGGCCGCTTGATTTTCAGCCCCTGCTAGAAGCCTTGGTAGACGTGAAGTATCAAGGGTGGACCGAGGTGTTCATGCACCCGTTTCCCCGAGGGATTCCTATCTTGCCGACCGTTGCCGAGACCACGGCCGAGATCGTGCGGGGGCGAGATTACTTAAGCCAGTGCATTTCAGACTTGAATGAAGGAAACTAA
- the gmd gene encoding GDP-mannose 4,6-dehydratase → MSNVAFITGITGQDGSYLAEFLLEKGYEVHGCFRRSSTNAFERIEHLLDKIELHCTDLLDQASLERLVAKVKPTEVYNLAAQSFVGSSWDQPILTGEVTGLGVTRLLEAIRMVDTSIRFYQASSSEMFGKVHETPQRETTPFHPRSPYGVAKAYGHWMTVNYRESYDMFACGGILFNHESPRRGLEFVTRKISDAVARIKLGLATEVRLGNLDARRDWGFAGDYVEAMWLMLQQDEPIDYVIGTGETYRVGDFVQIAFDRVGLNWENHVVIDPKFYRPAEVDLLLADPKKSQEELNWKPKMSFQELVETMVDHDLQRVSALTNTSLKVLRKSA, encoded by the coding sequence ATGTCGAATGTCGCGTTTATTACCGGAATCACGGGCCAGGACGGTTCGTATCTTGCCGAATTCCTTCTCGAAAAGGGTTACGAGGTACATGGCTGTTTTCGCCGAAGCAGCACCAACGCCTTCGAACGCATCGAACATCTGCTAGACAAGATCGAACTTCACTGCACTGACCTGCTTGATCAAGCATCCCTGGAACGCCTGGTTGCCAAGGTCAAGCCAACCGAAGTTTACAACCTGGCCGCCCAAAGCTTTGTGGGCAGCAGTTGGGATCAACCGATCCTCACCGGCGAAGTAACCGGCCTGGGTGTAACTCGCCTGCTGGAAGCGATTCGCATGGTCGACACATCGATCCGTTTCTACCAGGCCAGCAGCAGCGAGATGTTTGGCAAGGTCCATGAAACACCCCAGCGAGAAACCACCCCGTTTCACCCACGCAGCCCTTACGGTGTTGCCAAGGCTTACGGCCACTGGATGACCGTCAACTACCGTGAAAGCTACGACATGTTTGCCTGCGGTGGGATTCTGTTCAATCATGAATCGCCCCGCCGCGGTCTCGAGTTCGTCACCCGTAAGATCAGCGATGCCGTCGCACGCATCAAGCTAGGTCTCGCCACGGAAGTTCGCTTGGGTAACCTCGATGCCCGTCGCGACTGGGGATTCGCCGGCGACTACGTTGAAGCGATGTGGCTGATGTTGCAACAAGACGAGCCCATTGACTATGTCATCGGTACTGGCGAAACCTATCGAGTCGGTGACTTCGTTCAAATCGCATTCGATCGGGTTGGCCTTAACTGGGAAAATCACGTGGTGATCGATCCTAAGTTCTACCGCCCAGCCGAAGTCGATCTGCTGCTTGCCGATCCCAAGAAGTCTCAGGAAGAGCTGAACTGGAAGCCGAAGATGTCTTTCCAGGAACTCGTCGAGACGATGGTCGACCACGACCTACAGCGAGTGTCGGCATTGACCAACACCAGCCTGAAAGTGCTGCGTAAGTCAGCCTAA
- a CDS encoding XylR family transcriptional regulator: MPAKSAAPHVALLIETSRTYGRELLHGVRKYVAEQGPWSLLVESRSLESPAPPWLPVWSGNGILTRSGSQAMVDSVKRAKVPTVELRSTRLKHSFPFVGVNNYSLGKLVAEHFLERGFRHFAVYQLGAEEYFQQRCENFVQTVAEHGYEASRYNPLNRREQPTEWEQAQRELADWIHQLPKPVGVMACTDQLGFWLLDACRRCGAIVPEEVAVVGVENDASLCTMATTPLSSVELNGTAIGYRAAELLAHLMKGGAPPKKPILVEPLGIVTRLSSDIVALDDRELANALLFMREYACEGISVSDVLKGVAISRSSLERGLRKILGRSPNQELIRLKLLRAEEMLTHTDLTLAVIAQRCGFRRTQHLAETFREMYGMPPGQYRQDRRKAR; this comes from the coding sequence ATGCCTGCAAAGAGTGCTGCACCGCATGTTGCGCTGCTGATTGAAACATCTCGGACCTATGGTCGCGAGTTGCTGCATGGGGTGCGTAAGTATGTGGCCGAGCAAGGTCCGTGGTCTCTATTGGTCGAGTCCCGTTCGCTTGAGTCCCCTGCCCCTCCTTGGTTGCCGGTGTGGAGTGGGAACGGAATCTTGACCCGTAGTGGTTCGCAGGCCATGGTCGACTCGGTGAAGCGAGCCAAGGTCCCGACGGTTGAGTTGCGTTCGACACGCCTGAAGCATTCATTTCCCTTTGTTGGGGTGAACAACTATTCGCTGGGGAAGCTGGTTGCCGAGCACTTTCTCGAACGAGGTTTTCGCCATTTTGCCGTGTATCAATTGGGGGCCGAAGAATACTTTCAGCAACGCTGCGAGAACTTCGTGCAAACCGTGGCCGAACATGGCTACGAGGCTTCGCGCTACAATCCCTTGAACCGCCGCGAACAGCCGACCGAATGGGAGCAGGCTCAGAGGGAATTGGCTGACTGGATCCACCAATTGCCCAAGCCAGTGGGAGTGATGGCTTGCACCGATCAGCTAGGCTTCTGGCTGTTGGATGCCTGTCGGCGCTGCGGGGCGATTGTGCCGGAAGAGGTGGCGGTGGTGGGGGTCGAGAATGACGCTTCGCTCTGCACGATGGCCACGACACCCCTATCGAGTGTCGAACTCAACGGTACCGCGATCGGTTACCGGGCCGCCGAACTCTTGGCACACTTGATGAAGGGAGGGGCACCTCCCAAGAAACCGATCCTGGTCGAACCGCTGGGAATCGTGACTCGGCTTTCGTCGGATATCGTGGCCCTGGACGACCGGGAACTGGCCAATGCGCTGCTCTTCATGCGCGAGTATGCCTGCGAAGGGATTAGCGTTTCCGATGTTCTGAAAGGAGTGGCGATTTCGCGCAGTTCGCTCGAACGAGGGCTACGGAAGATTCTAGGACGTTCGCCGAACCAGGAGTTGATACGCTTGAAGCTGTTGCGAGCGGAGGAAATGCTTACCCATACCGATCTCACACTTGCCGTGATTGCCCAGCGCTGTGGCTTTCGTCGCACACAGCATCTAGCCGAAACATTCCGGGAAATGTATGGCATGCCGCCTGGGCAATACCGCCAAGACCGACGTAAGGCTCGCTAA
- a CDS encoding DUF6797 domain-containing protein produces the protein MPTRWKRVPHILFCIFTVSFASSFSLAENPDEFCGDPNLTVATPVPAAFDKDYCEKITKLATAQGNAMRGMSVFRSAKYACLSCHQVGKQGGNVGPSLNEVNKRLTPDQIVEAVLWPSHTVKPEYTTWLFQLVDGQNVQGYKRNETSELIEVFDPTSQKIISLAKEDIDQSRESGTLMPTGMANAMSVSQRRDLVRFLLDLAHDEELVTLVHQADQPVAFTYDRAPLVPALWKLWQENVNRDRVYDFYRKQAMHFASATRDWHLLPAFPGLDDGKFGHWGNQNEAVWKDARWSQREKSPILAGVTHLPGKTVNKGICVQLGDNGELSTCFDPETLTYPAVWKDGFVKFSDVRHGFMDGLRPAGPIVEQPQEKRPDQPIQYHGYYRVGARIVFSYRIGNTEMLDTPWVENGKFTRTVMPASEHPLAKPIQSPPTQWAEEIITHGQLGSDDLPYAVDTIPLPTENPWEALTFVGDHDFLADGTAVVATMTGDVWLASGLDADLDEIRWKRFATGLHQPLGVAVRDNQIYVLGRDQITRLVDHNSDREADFYECFSNIYDTSSGGHDYTCGLEVDSLGNFYTASGKDGLLRISADGKQVDLLATGFRNPDGLAVTADGKVTVPCSEGAWTPASMVCLVDPSLKETPHYGYRGPKKGQAPSLPLIYMPRGLDNSSGGQAINSDARFGPLQNHLIHTSFGMGTHFLVLRDEVDGQDQGAVMPLPGEFRSGAHRAATNPADGQLYVSGMAGWGSYTPDDGCLHRVRYTGKPMQMPTRFHVHSNGILLEYQEPIDREIVRSAKTHFAQAWNYRYGPGYGSPEMAPSHPNVVGHEAIEIAGVHPINEKTIFVEMPDLQLVNQLHLLLQVDSGDAQELFVTVHKLDRPYVIFPGYQPAEKVIAAHPLLRDLALLGDRKPNPWQKKPESEPDAKLQLEAGKNLTYSTSELKAKAGQLVELTFTNPDVVPHNWVLLKPGTLATVGDLANKLVADPAAALNQYVPKTDDVLAYTDIVDPKQKFTIYFHAPEKPGRYPYFCSFPGHWMVMNGVLVVE, from the coding sequence ATGCCTACCCGCTGGAAACGAGTCCCCCACATCCTGTTCTGCATCTTTACCGTCTCGTTCGCGTCATCCTTTTCACTGGCAGAAAACCCAGACGAGTTCTGTGGCGACCCTAACCTCACCGTAGCGACACCGGTACCAGCGGCGTTCGACAAAGACTACTGCGAGAAGATCACCAAGCTGGCAACCGCCCAAGGGAATGCCATGCGGGGCATGAGTGTGTTTCGATCGGCAAAGTATGCCTGTCTTTCCTGTCACCAGGTGGGGAAGCAGGGAGGAAACGTCGGCCCCTCGCTCAACGAAGTCAACAAACGTCTTACGCCAGATCAGATCGTCGAGGCCGTCCTCTGGCCAAGCCACACCGTCAAACCGGAATATACTACCTGGCTCTTTCAATTAGTCGACGGACAGAACGTTCAAGGATACAAGCGAAATGAAACCAGCGAGCTAATCGAAGTCTTCGATCCAACGTCGCAGAAAATCATCTCACTCGCCAAAGAAGATATCGACCAGTCCCGCGAGTCAGGCACACTCATGCCGACCGGCATGGCCAACGCCATGAGCGTTTCGCAGCGCCGCGACTTGGTTCGCTTCCTCCTGGATCTCGCCCACGACGAAGAATTAGTCACCCTGGTTCATCAGGCAGATCAACCTGTCGCATTTACCTACGACCGGGCTCCACTCGTACCAGCACTTTGGAAGCTGTGGCAAGAGAACGTCAACCGCGATCGCGTCTACGACTTCTATCGCAAGCAGGCTATGCACTTCGCTTCCGCCACTCGCGACTGGCACTTGCTGCCTGCATTCCCGGGGCTCGACGACGGCAAATTCGGCCATTGGGGCAATCAGAACGAAGCGGTCTGGAAAGATGCTCGGTGGAGCCAGCGTGAGAAATCGCCGATTCTCGCAGGCGTGACTCATCTTCCGGGTAAAACAGTCAACAAAGGAATCTGTGTGCAGCTTGGGGACAACGGCGAACTATCTACCTGCTTCGATCCCGAAACACTGACCTATCCCGCCGTTTGGAAGGATGGCTTCGTGAAGTTCTCCGATGTGCGGCATGGATTCATGGACGGCCTACGTCCCGCCGGTCCAATCGTGGAGCAACCGCAAGAGAAGCGGCCAGATCAGCCGATTCAGTACCATGGCTACTACCGTGTCGGGGCTCGGATTGTTTTCTCGTATCGGATTGGCAATACGGAAATGCTCGATACCCCTTGGGTCGAAAATGGCAAGTTCACACGAACCGTCATGCCTGCCAGCGAGCATCCGTTGGCAAAGCCCATCCAGTCCCCTCCAACGCAGTGGGCCGAAGAGATCATCACCCATGGGCAGCTAGGCAGTGACGACTTGCCCTATGCTGTCGACACGATTCCATTGCCCACAGAGAATCCCTGGGAAGCGTTAACGTTCGTCGGTGATCACGACTTCCTGGCCGATGGCACAGCGGTCGTGGCCACCATGACCGGTGACGTCTGGCTGGCTTCCGGACTGGATGCCGACCTGGATGAGATTCGCTGGAAACGCTTCGCCACCGGGCTTCACCAGCCCCTGGGTGTCGCCGTGCGAGACAACCAAATCTATGTCCTGGGACGAGATCAAATCACGCGTTTGGTCGACCACAACAGCGATCGCGAAGCCGACTTTTACGAATGTTTCTCAAACATCTACGATACGTCCTCCGGCGGGCACGACTACACGTGCGGACTGGAAGTCGATTCCCTAGGCAACTTCTACACTGCCTCGGGCAAGGATGGCCTGCTTCGTATTTCCGCCGATGGCAAGCAGGTCGATCTGCTCGCGACCGGCTTTCGAAATCCAGATGGGCTGGCAGTCACGGCGGACGGCAAGGTTACCGTGCCGTGCAGCGAAGGAGCATGGACGCCGGCGTCGATGGTGTGCCTGGTCGATCCCAGCTTGAAGGAAACACCGCACTATGGATATCGCGGCCCCAAGAAAGGCCAGGCCCCCTCTCTGCCGTTGATCTACATGCCACGTGGACTCGATAACAGCAGCGGCGGCCAGGCCATCAACTCCGATGCCCGGTTCGGCCCGCTGCAGAATCACCTCATTCACACATCGTTTGGCATGGGCACCCATTTCCTGGTACTGCGAGATGAAGTCGATGGGCAAGATCAAGGTGCCGTGATGCCGCTGCCTGGAGAGTTTCGTTCGGGAGCTCATCGCGCGGCAACCAACCCGGCCGACGGACAATTGTACGTCAGCGGCATGGCCGGCTGGGGGTCGTATACGCCGGACGATGGCTGTCTGCATCGTGTGCGATACACGGGCAAACCGATGCAGATGCCGACTCGCTTTCATGTTCACTCGAATGGCATACTGCTCGAATACCAGGAACCGATCGATCGCGAGATCGTTCGCAGTGCGAAGACCCATTTCGCCCAAGCGTGGAACTATCGCTACGGACCAGGATACGGTTCGCCGGAAATGGCCCCCAGCCACCCAAATGTTGTGGGGCATGAAGCCATCGAGATCGCCGGCGTTCACCCAATTAACGAAAAGACCATCTTCGTCGAGATGCCTGACCTGCAGCTGGTTAACCAATTGCATCTGTTGCTGCAAGTTGACTCAGGGGACGCACAAGAACTGTTCGTCACCGTTCACAAACTCGATCGCCCCTACGTCATCTTCCCCGGGTATCAACCTGCCGAGAAAGTGATTGCGGCCCATCCGTTGTTGAGAGATCTGGCCCTACTGGGAGATCGCAAACCGAACCCCTGGCAAAAGAAACCCGAGTCGGAACCAGATGCCAAGCTACAACTGGAAGCAGGCAAGAACCTGACCTATTCCACCTCGGAACTCAAAGCCAAGGCCGGCCAGTTGGTTGAGCTTACGTTCACTAACCCAGATGTCGTGCCGCACAACTGGGTTCTCCTGAAGCCAGGTACACTGGCGACCGTTGGAGACCTGGCCAACAAGCTGGTGGCCGACCCCGCGGCGGCATTAAACCAGTACGTACCGAAGACCGACGACGTGCTGGCCTATACCGACATCGTCGATCCCAAGCAGAAGTTCACCATCTACTTCCACGCACCAGAGAAGCCGGGGCGCTATCCGTATTTCTGCAGCTTCCCCGGCCACTGGATGGTAATGAACGGCGTGTTGGTGGTGGAGTAG
- a CDS encoding DJ-1/PfpI family protein — protein sequence MSDKVLIIVGDASETLDTMYPYYRLQEGGFEPVVAGPKRGLFQMVMHEVKPGWTITKEWEGYTIEAKIAFSEIVPEDYAGIMISGGRAPEYIRYDEHLVEATRWFVDNGKPVASVCHGVEVLAYADRVRGRRMATVPKCKFDLEVCGGTFVDEACVVDGNIVSGRTFHDNGRYFGAFMKLLEEARTASGVGA from the coding sequence GTGTCGGACAAGGTACTTATCATTGTGGGGGACGCTTCGGAAACACTCGACACGATGTATCCCTACTACCGCCTGCAAGAAGGTGGATTCGAGCCGGTAGTCGCAGGCCCCAAGCGGGGGCTCTTTCAGATGGTGATGCACGAGGTCAAGCCCGGCTGGACCATCACCAAGGAGTGGGAAGGCTACACGATCGAAGCGAAGATCGCGTTTTCCGAGATCGTGCCGGAAGATTATGCCGGCATCATGATCAGCGGTGGTCGTGCGCCTGAATACATTCGCTACGACGAGCACCTGGTCGAGGCAACACGCTGGTTCGTTGATAACGGCAAACCGGTTGCTTCGGTATGCCATGGCGTGGAAGTGCTGGCGTACGCCGACCGCGTGCGTGGCCGTCGGATGGCCACGGTCCCGAAGTGCAAGTTCGACCTGGAAGTGTGCGGTGGAACGTTTGTCGACGAAGCGTGCGTGGTCGATGGAAACATCGTCAGCGGTCGGACGTTTCACGATAACGGCCGCTATTTCGGGGCGTTCATGAAACTGCTGGAAGAAGCACGCACGGCCAGTGGCGTGGGAGCGTAG
- a CDS encoding FAD-dependent oxidoreductase, producing MHKTFLPAVLLLISVVASHGLAQTLPEPAVEGLRYYYPPEKVEPREIEADICVYGGTSGGVVAAIQARRMGKSAVLLSFGKHVGGLTTGGLSHTDGGGADVCGGIAREFYNQIGQSHFKPSDAEDVYKKMLAEAGVEVHYLAHLDKVTKQGTQITSISMENGLVVKAKQFIDATYEGDLLARAGVSYAVGREANNVYDETYDGIRQPGTGGHNFPKAIDPYVKPGDPSSGLLPRIVADGGVPGEGDKAIQAYCFRMRLVKGEDRLPFPKPNVYDTQQYEVLARLFESGADPRMGWSIDTNNHHLFNGAYFIDFVGGNTDWPEGDWKTREQIYQDHANYQIGVMYYLTHSPRIPSEWREKFAAFGLPTDEYRDTSGWTHELYIREGRRMLSDYVMTQENCQGYEVPEDSIGLASYNMDSHHCQMVAVDGAIRNEGNVEIRVSPYPIAYRAITPKSSECTNLLVPVALSSSHIAFGSIRMEPVFMILGQSAATAASQAIDDKVNVQNVQYDQLAKRLLEDGQIIQYKGASGVPVSLAKLKGIGVDDRDAKLTGEWEESNHIRPFVGRGYRHDKNEAKGECTATFTTKLKPGEYEVRLAYSANGNRASNLPVTIKYVGGEQKVIVNQREKPSVDEIFVSLGNFRFDKQGEVVVSNEGTNGHVIIDAVVFVPVE from the coding sequence ATGCACAAGACTTTTCTGCCAGCGGTTCTCCTTTTGATTTCTGTCGTTGCAAGTCATGGCCTGGCGCAAACACTGCCTGAGCCTGCGGTGGAGGGGCTGCGATATTACTACCCGCCAGAGAAAGTCGAGCCGCGCGAGATCGAAGCCGACATCTGCGTTTACGGCGGAACGAGTGGTGGTGTCGTCGCGGCCATTCAGGCACGTCGCATGGGCAAGTCAGCCGTGCTGCTGTCGTTTGGAAAGCACGTGGGTGGCTTAACCACCGGCGGCCTGAGCCATACCGATGGTGGCGGAGCGGACGTGTGCGGTGGGATTGCTCGCGAGTTCTACAATCAGATTGGCCAGAGCCATTTCAAGCCATCGGACGCCGAAGATGTTTACAAGAAGATGCTGGCCGAAGCCGGGGTGGAAGTGCATTACCTGGCTCACTTGGATAAGGTCACCAAGCAGGGAACGCAGATCACTTCGATCTCGATGGAGAACGGCCTGGTCGTGAAGGCTAAGCAGTTTATCGATGCAACGTACGAAGGAGACCTGCTTGCCAGAGCTGGTGTGTCGTATGCGGTCGGACGCGAAGCCAACAACGTGTATGACGAGACATACGATGGCATTCGTCAGCCAGGTACCGGCGGGCATAATTTTCCGAAGGCGATCGATCCCTACGTGAAGCCAGGCGATCCATCGAGTGGTCTATTGCCGCGGATCGTCGCCGATGGTGGTGTGCCTGGTGAAGGGGACAAAGCGATTCAGGCCTACTGTTTTCGGATGCGGCTTGTCAAAGGGGAAGACCGACTGCCGTTTCCCAAGCCGAATGTTTACGACACGCAGCAGTACGAGGTGTTGGCCCGGTTGTTCGAGTCCGGGGCCGATCCACGGATGGGGTGGTCGATCGATACGAACAATCACCACCTGTTCAACGGAGCCTACTTCATCGACTTCGTGGGCGGAAATACCGACTGGCCCGAAGGGGACTGGAAGACACGTGAGCAAATCTACCAGGATCATGCCAACTACCAGATCGGCGTGATGTACTACCTGACTCATTCGCCACGTATCCCCAGCGAGTGGCGAGAGAAGTTTGCCGCGTTTGGTCTTCCGACCGACGAGTATCGAGACACCAGCGGCTGGACGCACGAACTGTACATCCGCGAAGGACGCCGCATGCTGAGTGACTACGTGATGACTCAGGAGAACTGCCAAGGGTACGAAGTGCCGGAGGATTCGATCGGTCTGGCGTCGTACAATATGGACTCGCATCATTGCCAGATGGTGGCGGTCGATGGAGCGATTCGTAATGAAGGGAACGTCGAGATCCGCGTTTCCCCTTACCCGATCGCTTACCGCGCGATCACGCCGAAGTCGTCCGAGTGTACGAACCTGTTGGTGCCGGTGGCCTTGTCTTCCAGCCACATCGCATTTGGCTCGATTCGCATGGAGCCGGTCTTCATGATCCTCGGTCAAAGCGCCGCGACGGCCGCCTCACAGGCAATCGACGATAAGGTGAACGTACAAAATGTGCAGTACGATCAGCTAGCCAAACGATTGCTGGAAGATGGGCAGATTATCCAGTACAAGGGAGCATCGGGCGTGCCCGTCAGCCTAGCCAAATTGAAGGGGATCGGCGTTGACGACCGAGACGCCAAGCTGACCGGCGAGTGGGAAGAATCGAATCACATTCGTCCATTTGTGGGGCGGGGCTATCGTCACGACAAGAATGAAGCCAAGGGAGAATGCACCGCGACCTTCACTACAAAGCTGAAGCCGGGAGAGTATGAAGTTCGCCTGGCTTACTCGGCAAACGGCAACCGCGCAAGTAACTTGCCGGTAACGATCAAGTACGTCGGCGGCGAGCAAAAAGTGATCGTCAACCAGCGCGAGAAACCGAGTGTCGACGAGATCTTCGTTTCGCTGGGTAATTTTCGCTTTGATAAACAAGGTGAAGTCGTGGTCAGCAACGAAGGAACTAACGGACACGTGATCATCGACGCCGTCGTCTTTGTGCCGGTCGAGTAA